ACTTTTAATCTTGTTATACTTATATACGTATGGTCCCCAGCCTCCaccacccccccccccaacccctaACCCCACCACTTTTTGTCTGCTCTGCATAAAGAAGGAAGCATGAAGTTGGACTACTTGCAACTTGCAAGACTCGAAGAAGAGTTAGTAACTCACCTAGACTCCCAAGTCCAATACCCAAACACTTTTGTAGTACTAGTAATTAATTCATGTCattatatataatttgtaagtattACATATCTAAATCTCCACTGCACCTATCTCTTTATCTTTTTTGGTCTGTCTTTTCCTTTGCCATTTTTCTCCTATTCCAAGCTACATTTACCCATCTGGGTCTTCTTCATTCTTGCACTACATTTATATGGGACAATTGTTATTGTTGTACCAAGATTCAATTTAAGGAAACATTGTCTGTGGTCATGTCTTATACTGGAAAAGGCTACTCTGATTCCAGCACTACTGGTGCTGTTGAAGGTTCATCTCACTTGAAGCTTTATCAAGCTTTCATCTTTTCAGTTCccattttctttgcttttgtacttttgttgtttttttacatattttatcTTCGCCGTCGGAGGGTTGACTGGTCTTCTTTAAGGATGAGGAGTCCACAGTTGCAGCACACCGCCGCTACGGGAGCTGATGAATTGTCAAGGGTATGTATAAGGAAAATAAAAAGGagttatttttatataaatcttgGAATTGTtgttttaattgattttgttgcAACAGTGTGAATTGGGGTTGAAGAAGGAGGTGAGGGAGATGTTACCAATTATTGTGTTCACAGAGAGCTTCTCAGTCAAAGACACACAGTAAGAGTCAGTCCTTTGTCTTTCTTGATTTTTTGAATTATTATGATGATTGAAGGCGTTAAAAGATGTGAACCTAAAATTACATGGAGGGAAGTGTCTCACAAGATCTTAAATAAtctattaaaaagaaaatagaatgaGACTTGGCTCAAAATAAAAGACGGTGGAAGTAAGAAATTCCATATTAGTGATAATAACTAGTTGATATTAAACTAGTTATTGAGATTTAGAGACGCCTAATTTGTAGTATCAGAATGAAATTGACCTGGGCAGTGGTATTAAGAAGAATCATAACCTAATTGATTTGCGATTGAGCCATTGAGGTGTGGTTGATTGATAAATGATTGACAGAGATTTATGGAAGGTTGTTTGCTATTGTATTTTATGTGGGGGTATTATGTTGCATAGGATGTAACTTATTTTGGGGTCGTAGTAGAGTATA
This DNA window, taken from Nicotiana tabacum cultivar K326 chromosome 4, ASM71507v2, whole genome shotgun sequence, encodes the following:
- the LOC107825930 gene encoding uncharacterized protein LOC107825930; this translates as MSLYIICKYYISKSPLHLSLYLFWSVFSFAIFLLFQATFTHLGLLHSCTTFIWDNCYCCTKIQFKETLSVVMSYTGKGYSDSSTTGAVEGSSHLKLYQAFIFSVPIFFAFVLLLFFYIFYLRRRRVDWSSLRMRSPQLQHTAATGADELSRCELGLKKEVREMLPIIVFTESFSVKDTQCSVCLGDYQADDRLQQIPVCGHTFHMDCIDLWLATHSTCPLCRQSLLTPAKASTEIPHTTAETSDRTSAEESGDETSRRSGSDCPKVGQLNVEPRTTDERVIEPSSQDASEVDNVDHERDSRDDAM